The window TCAACCttgttttaggaaaaaaaaaatggttctaATCATGAGCTTGGCAAACCTCATCCATGATGTCTCTTAGTAGACAGTGTAATACAGCTTTAAATTATgacaaaatgggaaaatttagtaagagaaattcaatttgaagaTCTTTTTCCCTTATGACAATAAGGGAAAGTTAAGTGTGGGAGGCAATGAATAACTTCATCATTATTCTTCAAGCTATGACTCAGAAAAAGACAATGAGTAGTGCTTTAAATCCAACTACAAGTGCACACGAATTTATTGCTAAGAACAATCAATGGTTCTAAATTAAAGGGGGCCAGATTTGggatttaaatgaaaattttgatttttttcaaaacaaaaaaaaagtggggtCATAATAATTGTCACTCGACTTAAAGTTGATGTtttttaagaaacaaaagaaagttgagGTTAGAATTGTCACTTGatgatgatattattattattattattattattattattattattattattatttacatgaGCCCCATTTTTTACTACATTCCTATTTGCTCAATGGTCTCCTCATGCTACGCAAAATTAGTCGGCTCTTTAAATTTCATTGCAGTTGAGGACCTCAGGAGTTTGAAggacaatttctcttttttactgtagtgtttttctttcctcaaatttcgagaattttattttgaattttgaaactTCTCTATTCATTATCTCTTTTTTCAAATGTTTAAACTTGCCATATTAGCCGCGACAATCAGTTTCATTAAAGTGAATAACGAAAAAAAGCTCAAGTGCACACATCATACAAATTAAATGACTTGATCAAACAACTTACAAGACGAAGGCTTCGATCCTCGATTAACAAAACTTGTAGCTTCAGATCAACATGAATAAAGTATTTCGAGCACGATTTTGCAAAAATGCTGCATGTTCATGGCGACAAAAGCGACACAAGAATCAACCTTGCCAAAAAATAGTAAGGAGAGTTGAAACAAAGTACCTTTTTGATTGCCTCAAGAAAGACTTTATATCTTGACTCCATGAGATGTTAATCTCGTTATACTCTCCTAATCAAGCACCTAAAGTCAACAGATTATGTTGGGAATATATGATGAACAATTGGGAAGAATAATGAAATTAGACTTTGAGACgtaatatcactttctttaaaaaattatttgccccacaacatTGTTAATGGTAACTGGCAAATGTCATCTAgaatacaacaaagtcttgattGATAACACTCatagcaattttagtatttctccaagATATCTCAAGGGAAACGATTGAAAACTATGGTTGTATATTTTTTAAAGGAGAAACGAAAATTGTGTaaagaaatgaacacaaatgTTAAATAAACATATCTAAACAGATACAACCTTTCAAAGATAAAGAAGTTGTGTCCAAATAGACATGaccaacaaaaataataaattcaaaatttaataattaaaacatAACCATCACTCTATTATAAATAGTCACATTGTTTTAACATAATGCATTGTTGATTAATGTCAAACCTCATCCACGTGTGTACTCACCTCTCTTCAATGTGGAACAAGACACCTCttaatttgttttacaaacaaactaccAACAATCATCcattttgtttgtaaaacaaatttaGAAGGGTTTCAGCCTCATTTCCTGCAAGGTCATATTTCCCATGTCTCTTGATAAAACTTTATCAAGGGATCAACTAGATTcttacttgacctcacatagatAATTGTTATGATACCATCTTGAATCAATTGCCTCATGTCATAAACCattatgtctagacttaccattataagTGCTACTATAAGCTCTTACCAAAGTAGCCTAACTATCACAATGGATATAAACAAaaggcataggactaggccataatttgatatctaaaaataaatttctagtCCATTCAACATCTTTCTTAGTTAATGCTAAAGCAATAAATTTAGATTCCACCATCTAGTGGGTTATGcatatttgtttcttgctcaTCCAATATACAACACATCCATCTAATGTGAAATCCACccaaaagtgaaatgtttaagacCTACACTTGAAATCCGACTAGCATTAGCATATCTTTCTAATACAATCGgataattattatagaacaattataaatttttttaaccaaaaatttGAGTAATAACTTTCTAATGTTTTATACTTGGATTACTAGTATACTTATTCACTTTGTACACAGAATAAGTAATGTTgggtctagtacaatgcatcaCATACATTAAAAACCTTATAGCACTCGCCTATTCAAGTCATGTTACtgctcttattttttaattatttaatttcgaatttattgtttttttctaaTGGTTATTAGTCACTCTTAGAACCTTTGGAAGGTTGTGTCTATTCAAGCACTACTTCTTCATCTTTCAAAGGTTGTAtccatttaaatatatttattcaatatttGTATTCTATTCTTTGCACAACTTTCGATTCTCTTTTCAAAGATATACGTCCAtaattttcaattgttttcatTGAGAGACCTAGATAAATACTAGGATAACCATCTAATATTTCAATCAAGGTTTTGTTGTATCTTGAAGAAAATTTACCTGTGACCATTAGTCACGTTGTGAGGCAACaaaatcttaaagaaaataatatcatGCCTCAATGTCtaagttcattattttttgCAATCGTTTGTCATATTTTCCTGACAACTTTTATAGTTATAAATTCGAtttagaaatgagaaatataaTCATTAATTAGTATCAAACCTCGTCTACATATGTATTCACATCTTTTCAACTTGGGACATGTGTCTGGTCCCTTTCCCTTGCGGAACCTCCAATTTTATTTCGTTCCATCCCCTCTTTCTCGGTTCTCTAGCTCGGCCCGATCGAATCCGCTATCTCCTAGATAAAACTTCCAAGAATAAAACAAAGTGGGATCCTTCGCTGCCCATCTGCTCCTTTTTATAATGTTCTCGTTTTTCCCTCCCCCTTTAAGCTGCGGATCTGGAAGGTATAGAGCAGGAGATTAACACAGtcgaacagagagagagagagagagagagagagagagagagaagcaatgGGGATCTTGCATGCGTATGAGGATGCGGTTCAGATCAGTGAGTCGGAGAAAGAGACTGCCAAAAGGCGGGCTATTGAAAGGTTGTATTTTATATTCTTGATGCGCTAAAGCTTCTTTGCGTGACGCGTATCGATACAGAAAAGTCCCGAGACGTAGAAGCTGTTGACGCTAAACTTGAGGGACCATCTTGCCGACCGAAGCTCGGCTCTGAGAATTAATCGGCAAGGCCAAAATCCGGGTTGAAGCTTCTGGGTTTCGGATGCGGATTGATCCGCCCATAAATGATTGGAAAGGAAGGGAGaaacaatgcaaaagaaaagcttGTGTGCATCACACCCCACATTCATTGCGGTTGAGAGAAATTCGTGCCTTTTATTGGTGGAGATACAGATGATGTATGGGAACACATTTAGGCAACTCAACTTCACTTTCTTACAGAATAATATAATTGCTTTCATTCGATAGATGGTATCCGTCTTTGACCGTCGTTTATCTTCCCGTCCGCGGCTGCCGGAATAGCCGAGCCGCCGGCTCAAATGATACCTTTCAGTTTGTCGAACAACAGCTCCGCCTTAGCCGGTTCCAGTATCTCCACTCCATGATAATCACCTTCACTGCTGAAAAGGCCCACCACTTGCACGCCCTTCGCCTCCAGCTTCGCCGCCAACTCCCTCTGCCGATCTATCATCggatctccgccgccgcctacCACCACCACCCGCCACCCCGGCTTTTTCATCCCCTCCCACTCATCCGATCTCTCCCCAGCTGTCGGGTTGCAATACTCGTGGTCCCGGTTAGCGCCGGCCGGCAGCGCCAGCTCCCAAACCCGGTCCGCCCCGTTCACCGGCAGGGTTGGGTTGTTGAACAGCCTCACTTCCGACTCGGTCCTCTTGGACCCGCCGAAGAAGGGATGGTGCAAGATCAGGGTCCTGATCACCAGAGGCTCCAGATCGGCCGCAGCGGCACACAAGCGCAGGCCCACGTGGTACACGATGTTTCCCCCGGCGCTCGTGCCCAACAGGTAGCACCGCGAGAAGTCAACGCCCTCGCGAAGCCACTCCTCCTCGGTGGTCCTGACCCAGCGGAGGGCCTCTATGGCGTCGTCGTATGCCGCGGGGAGGCGATGCTCCGGAGCGAGGCGGTAGCTGGGGGAGACGACGACGGCGCCGAGCTTGGCGGCCATGAGGGAGCAGAACACGTGGTGCACCGTGTTGGCCGGGGAGCACCAGACAAAGCCGCCGCCGTGGTAATACACGACGAGCGGCAGTTTCTGGTCGGCCCGGGTAGGAGACGGGCGAGGCAAGTAGATCCGGGCCCAAGTGTTGTGGGCCGGGTTGAGCGGGACGTCCTTGGTGCGGACGGCGGAGGGCTGGTGGGGATCGGGGTCGGCGGGGGTATTCGGAATGTGGTGGCCGCGCGTGACCGTGCCGTCTGGGTTGACGACGATTTTGACATAGTCATCAGCGTTGACGGCCGGAGCTGGATCGAGATCCGGATGTTGGCCAGCCATGTTCGCTCTGCTCGAGCTCGAGGTGGGACTGAAGGAAGCGATGGGGAAACCGCTCTTTGTAGCCATCCGAGTTCTCCGAAAAGTGAAAAAGTCAAACGCACGAGCGCGGCCGCCGGTCCCAGCCGCCGGTCCCAGCCGCCCCTTCGCCGTGCTCCCCACGGATGGCCCGAGCGAGCCGTTTTGGACCGTGATAAGGATTGGGCCAGCCCAAACTGTATTGGGCTGGGCGTCCCGAGTGATATCACGTGGGCCGTGATAGAACTAGCTCAATTCTTGAAACAAAAACTTATATGAAGGATTAAGTAAAGCGTTAACGGCACGGTTAAGAAGAAAACAAACAGGTTTGACAAACGGCGCAGCATATCAGCACGTATTGATTCCATGGTTTCCTCACCTGCTGAAGGACTAATCTCTGGCGCTGCAAATGGTTTGCCCTTCACCCCACCCGGTCACAATCAAACGAGAAAATCAGAGAGAGACGATGTTGTATATCAATCtgaaacttaattttttttcggtTTAAGCATTTTTGCAATGACTTATCTCGAAGTCGTCACACACCACCGTGCCCGATCTTGGCCACCCCTTCCCTGTGCTCCCCCAAGGATGGCTCGAGTGGGCGTTTTGGGCCATGATGAGGATTGGCCAGCCCAAACTATATCTTGGGCATCGCCGTTGGCTCGGTTGGGATGGGCCTAGCTGGGGTGAGCGATGTTGTGTGGGCTGTAATAAAACTATAGCTCGACTCTTAAACATACTAATATAAAGGTTGTGTTTATCAATCAAGATTAAATTCAATataggattaaattaatcatATCATGTGTTTGGTACTTGCTCGAGATAAGATAATGttaaatataaggaaaaatagaccaaataaaattatttaatggGAAAGGTGAGATAAAATTACCCTATGGTTGAGAtgagataaaaatgaatagGATTTTTAGcatccataataagaaagttgtttttctcgaataataaacttattaaattaacaaaattaaaattatatttaatctaataatatttgaattttattataagaaattcaaaataaaaaataaaatttagttattttaacttaatcttatttatatttatatgttcgaatttaattctattttataatataaatccaatatataaatataaatataaatataaatttgtatttattacatattttaggtatattagtacaattcactatttaataaaattttactaGAGAATGGTGGAAGGGGtagaatgaaattaaaaaagaaattaattaaaaaaagagaggaaaataaaataaaataaaaaaataaaaagtaagcAATAGTGTCATAAGAGATTTTTATCATATCcacttgtaaaatttttggttcatttatactaattactatttattcaaattaatgtacataatatgatgtaaatatatctaatttttttattgtaatcACCAAACagtggatatgatataaaaaaattaatatatttttatcttattttatctaGTCCTATCTTTGTGtaaaatccggacgaccaaatgtaagcaaaatgattaaattaagaATAAATCAAATAGGTTCGACAAATGGCGCAATATATCAACATAGATTCCACTGTTTCTCATCTGCCAAAGGACAAATTTGTGGCACAACACATGGTCTGGTCTTTGCCTGACCTGATCGCAATCACCTGTAACATAAGagaaattttaatgaaaaaatttgagagaaaggatgttataaattgatttgaaacttaatttttttgaatttaggtgtttttcaatttagtccaccGGCTTTTActttgtgcaatcaaatcctctAATCAAGTGGTTTGTTTACCTATTGCGATTTCTTTTTGGGCAAATACCTCGGAAAACCTTAGATTATGTCCATTGCGATGCAAATACCTCAGATTATTTTTTCGCATCACCTAATATTCTAAACTTGCTTAGTGTCACATAAATATTCCCaactttttttgtgtcacaaaataaatcaattttatatatgtGTGACATATATACCCTTTATTTCAAGTCCACATTGGGcatatttgtcaaattgataaatttgagatttttatacatcacaatgaataaatttagaatttttagtgacacaaaatgaaattcaaggtaattgtgtcacaatttatataatttgaaaattttataatattatatttgtaAATCACTCcgacacatcatttttttttttttttttttttgcttaattcCAAAAAAAGCACCAACTGTAGATCGAGTAATAATTCTAGCcctaacttcttcttctttttttgtctagtaaaaaaatcacaaactttcacCCTTATCCCAAATTTGGCCTCACTATTAACCCTCTATCTAAAGTCAACcttgtttcaagaaaaaagatTCTAGTTGTGAGCTTGGTGAATCTCAACCATGGTGTCTCCCAATGAGCGGTGGTCTACAGCTTCAAATTACGACAAAACTACAAAGTTTGGatagagaaattcaattttgagaTCTAGGAAAAAATGAACAACTTTACTCTTATTCTCCAAGCTATGGCtcaaagaataaaataatgaatagtGCTTTAAATCTAGTGGCTAGTGAACATGGATTTATTGCTGAGGACAATCAATGGTTCTAAATTAAGGGGGACAAGACTTGGGATTTGAGTGaaaattggtgatttttttcaagacaaaaaaaaattggggtcaTAACTATCATTGAacctaaagttggtgctttttatGGAATTAGGCTCATTTTTTTAGTACATTCCTATTTGCTCAGTGATCTCCTCATGCTATGCAAAATTATTCGACTCTCTAAATTTCATTGCAATCAAGGACTTAGGAATTTGAaggataatttctttttttactttagtattcttattttctcaaatttcctagatattattttgatttttaaacttttctatTCATTATATCTAATTCAACTCatttctcaattacaaccatatgatgacgatgtcatcattatctaatcctagtgggagtattatggggaatgatgtgctaagtgtataatctcccatacggcgaacaagtcgcaaaGTATTCCCATTCgaagttttgacattgaaggaaaactttatggttgctccacaagatgaggatgagccaagaaatatgaATGAGGCtcaattgccctagtaaggaaaatggattcatgcaatgaaaaggaaattgagtcaatgaaatcaaaccaagtcggGAACTGGttaatcttccaaaaggacgcagtgagctattgggaacaagtgggttctcaaaataaagcaaaatggCTGAAGTataaggcataaggctcgccttgtggcgaatgtATGATCAATgaagaattgattatgaagaaacattttctcccgccagtgagatttacctcgattcgcataattcggcaatagtggctggtatggatcttgagtttgtctttttttcaaatgtttaaACTTGCCATGTCAGCCGCCATACTCAATTTTGTTAaatacgtgaatagaaaaaaCCTCTAGTGCACAATTCATACAAATTAAAGGACTTGATCGAACAACTCAAAAGTCGAAGGCTTCAATCTGCAATTAGCATAacctttaaataataaaattggacATATCATATATATACTAACCTCTTGTTTTGACAAGAAGTTCCATTTTACTCGACACTATTATAACTTTGTGTTTGTACCTTTTCATGAACTCTATAGAAAGCAACTttaactttcgtaagaagcaACATCACTtcaagctcatataggtgaaatATCTACCATGTGTCTTTATTACTAATATCACAATACTAATTTGTATTATACTTCATTAAGATTCAATTCAACCTATACAATGTAACAGATGATACTAACTTCTCATATTAGAGCTAATATCAATACCAAACAATCACACTCACTAACTTATTTTTACCTATCAAGCCTTGTAACTAATggtattctagaaaaaaaaaattgggttacattactggaaatttttttaaaaaaaaaaaagggttttagCCCAATTTCTTGTGAGATTATATTTATCATGTCTCTTGATAAAACCTTGTTGAGGGATAAGTTAGATTCTTACTTGACCTCATATAGataattgttatggtaccatcttgaATCAAGTGTCTCACGTACTCATGTCTAAAccaatatgtctagacttagcATTATTAGTGCTACTATAAGCTCTTACCGGTGTAGCCTAGTTATCACAATTGATAGAAAATAGAAGGTATAAGATTAGGCCATTATTTGAAATCCAACAACAGATTTCTAATACCTTCAACCTCTTTCCTAGTCAATGCTAAAGCAATGAATTCAGAGTCTATCATTGAGTGGGTTGTGCACGTTTATATCTTGCTCATGCGTCCACCTAATATGAAACCTACccaaaagtgaaatgtttatcATCCTcccttgtaatccaactagcatcatTGTATCCTTTTAACACAGCTGGATAATTATTGTggaacattttcaaatttttcgttCTTTTAATCTAACAAAAAATTCAAGTAATAGTTTTCTAGTATTCTATACTTTGATTATTAGTATACCTACTCGACTTATACACGAAATAAGCAATGTGAGGTTTAGTACAAGGCATCATATATATTAAAGGTCCTATATCACTCTCATATTTAAGTTGTGCTACTGCtcctattttttaattatttaatttcgaatttattattttttactaatGGTTATTAGTCACTCTTACAATCTTTGGAAGGTTGTGTTTGTTTGAACATGACTTCTTCATTTTTGAAAGGTTGTATCCCTTCAAATACATTTATTCAACAAAtattatttacataactttCGATTAACCTTTCAAAGATATGCAATGATAGTTTTCAATTGTTTCATTTGAGAGATCCTGAAAAAATACTAGGAtagctatataatattctcaaTTAAGATTTTACTGTATCTTAAAGAAAATTTGCTAGTGACTATTAGTAACGTTATGAgacaaataatttcttaaaaaaagttATATCACACTTCAAAGTGTGACTTCATTAATATTCCCAATCGTTCGTCATATTTTCcggaaaatttttatatttataaattcgaatattaataaataagaaataggATCGTTCCATCCCGTCTTTCTTGCTTCTCTTGCTTGGCTCGATCGAATCCGCTATCCCCTGGATAAACTTCCCACAATAAAACAAAGCGGGATCCCATCTGCTCCTTTTTTTATaatgttcttgtttttttctccacttttgaGCTGGGGCACCGGAGGGAACAGAGCAGGAGATCAACAGAGTCGAACAGAGGGAGGCGATGGGGATGCGGTTCAGATCAGTGAGTCGGGGAAAGAGACCGCGAAAAGGCGGTCTACTGAAAGGCCGTATCTTATATTCTTGAGGCGCTAAAGCTTTTACCTTTCGTCAAAGTGGCCTGCCGTGGGCAATCGTCCATGACTCGACTTCAATATATGATTTGCGCGACCCATATCGATTCAGAAATGTCCCGAGACGTAGAAACTGTTAATGCTAAACTTAAGGGACCATCTTGCCGACCAAAGCTCGGCTCCGAGAATCCGAGAATTAATCGGCAATGCAAAAATCCGGGTCGAAGCCTTCTGGGTTTAGGATGCGGATTGGTCCTCACATAAATGATTGGAAAGGAAGGGagaaaagaatgcaaaaataaaaaaaaagcttaagGGACCATCGCACAT of the Eucalyptus grandis isolate ANBG69807.140 chromosome 10, ASM1654582v1, whole genome shotgun sequence genome contains:
- the LOC120288705 gene encoding carboxylesterase 1-like, coding for MAGQHPDLDPAPAVNADDYVKIVVNPDGTVTRGHHIPNTPADPDPHQPSAVRTKDVPLNPAHNTWARIYLPRPSPTRADQKLPLVVYYHGGGFVWCSPANTVHHVFCSLMAAKLGAVVVSPSYRLAPEHRLPAAYDDAIEALRWVRTTEEEWLREGVDFSRCYLLGTSAGGNIVYHVGLRLCAAAADLEPLVIRTLILHHPFFGGSKRTESEVRLFNNPTLPVNGADRVWELALPAGANRDHEYCNPTAGERSDEWEGMKKPGWRVVVVGGGGDPMIDRQRELAAKLEAKGVQVVGLFSSEGDYHGVEILEPAKAELLFDKLKGII